The sequence CTGCGGTCCCGCTTGCTCAACGGGTATGGTGTGGTATTTACTGCTGGTAATTTACTGTCCTCTCCTCCAGTAGGGCCTCGTGTGCGTAACTGCGTCCCTATTGAAATGGTTGACGAGCAGATGAGACTTCCTGGATTGATCCACGATCTGATAAATCCTGCTGGAGATCAACAACAAATGTGGCATCTGGGGTCTCGGGGAGGCAATCCTGCATGCATCTCCGCCTTTGTAAAAACAACGCAGCAGATATCAAACATCATCCTTGTCGATCTCTGCCCTTCACAGTCCCAGGTATTCCCTATTCGGCGTCGAGTCACCTGCGTACTACCCGTCTTGCAGATGCGACAAAAGGGCCTCTCCACGAACAGATCTGCTGTATCGGGAGGGCTCTCTCAAACACAGTTGTCAGGTCTCTCCGCTGGGTCGCTTCTGAGCCCGACTGTTGCGTTTTTACTGTTAGTTTTCAGTAATAGCTGGCAGGTAGTTTATACTTCTTTATATATGACAATTAACATCCAGCTGCCAGCCTTACTTATTGCCCGCGTTGGCACATAGTCATGAGCTAGACACCCACCGTCTACGATGTGTACATACAAAGCTAGGTACCTAGGGATAAAGATATTTGTCCGAACCTCTTCCACATGAAGAGATCCCAAGCTATTCCAAAGTCATCCAGGGTTGTGATAGTGAGATCCACTGCGTAGTCATCACAGCCTAATCAATAGGCAATCATGAACGAGCAAGCGAGTGACTACTGCAAGATTCATGCGGCCCATGTCTGGCGGCGGCTGTTGCTCACCACTAGATAAACACTGAATAGTGAACACTGCCTGAGAGCAAAGCCACCGTCCTGTTGGCAGCTCCATTGAATACAGATCAACAGTGGACAAAGCCAATTTGGATGATGCCATTGTGTCCTCCAAATGTATCCAATGACACACAGAGAAAATCATCGTCTATTTAAACAAGCCTGTTCTCATGAGGGTCGACGACTGTTCAACTCTTCACATGCTCGGCTGTCCTGCTCTCTCAGGAACAGCGGCTCAGTGTCGGGAGTAGACTAGCAGCCTGTGGTCCCCACCGTTTCCAGTGTAACCTCCAGCACCAAGTACATGGTGCGTGTCAAAATGCAGTACCCTGCATAAGAAAAGCCTTCACCAAACGGTGTTTTTACCGTACAATCACTCTAGGAAAACATGACCACGAGGTATCTATTCAGAATGTAGAATGTAGAGCAAGTCAGTCATTTTTCTCTGTGCAGCAAACTCCCCCTCTTTGGACTCCAGAACCCAGTCAACGAGGGCCAAGTCGACTTGGCATCCGAAAGTGTGGTTGAAGATCAGCCACTGACTAAGTAACGATCGGCATCAGGCGTGGGAGTGCTGGCCTGATCCAAGGTTTCGTGGTCGCAGTGCTCCCTCCCCAATGGTGAAAAGTTGCTGGCTTGTTTCACGGCGATTGACGAGACTTGGTTGACGTCCAAGTCGCAGCGCTACCGGCACTATGGTCAATCGACCGAGCAAGTACTTGAGATCAAGTTTAACGGCCTCGGTCGCAACGGCCGCAACCGTCTCTTGCCTTCTTAGTGAACCGAATTGTGAGTCGTCCGTCACTCAGGTCCCAGTTGGCCAGCTCAAGTTACGCCCAATGCGAATGCCGAACAGGCGGCCGAGGAACATCCTTCTTGGGTCCGAAGGGCGATTTGTCCAGAATCGAATCTGGCGCAGATCTGCCCATTCCTGAGATCCAGTACTTTGGCCTTTGGCCCAATTTGACACTAAATCAATGTTCCCTCCTGGCACCCTCAAGCGCAATCAAGGGTTGAAACTGCGTTGGGGGTTTTACCATGTTATTTGTTCTTATCATGGCTCATTGCAATAACATTCATGGAACGGTGATGTGTGAAGTGATTCAGAGTCGGCCGATATCTATTCCACTCACCTAACCGTACCTAGGTCCCTTCATGAGTTTTAAATAATCCACCTGAAACAATTACCTAGGTAGAAAATTCATTTACTAAGCATGCGCTGGGCACCAGTACTGACCAGCTCTAAGCGGTTATCTGGCTACGGCAGACAGATCAACCCCGAGCCTTGATAAAATTATCATCAACTATTGTCATATTTTTCTATGGCAATCTTCCACTTCCattgtggaggaagagagaatcgATCGTAGAATTGATCAGTGGTACGTGCGGTGGGTCTGGGAAGGCTTCTGTACTAAAAATGGAGATTGTTCCATCGGACGTGGACGGGACTTGAAGCAAATCTTTGGGCCGAACTAAACCCATCCACAAATGTTCGAATGCTTCATAATTGGTTTCCGTCACATCCAAAGGTTCCTATTTCCCTGGAGGGCTTCCGAGTTAATGCCGACACGGAAAAGAGTTGTTAGATTGCCACTTGGTCGCCCGGATCTTTTCCCGTTTCATTTCGACCAATTTAAGCATGTGAACTTGCAATGCCCAATGATTGATGTGGATGAATATCTAATTACTTATGTTTGCCAAAGGCATGAAGCTCAATGGTCTAGTCTTTTCCGGTTGTCGAGAGGTGCCCAGAAGCTTTTCTCAAATGCAAGCTCTCAGGGCAACATAGCTTTTGCACATCTCAACTCCACACGGCACACTCTCCGGGCACCTGAAAGCTCAATGTTTCGGTGGGCGGTGGCTTTCACAAAACCACAAAACATAAGCACCCTCAGTGATGTCGTGTTCCCCATCGACCAATTTTTCTCCATAGACTGGCACACACTTATGGCTCTCCCATCCCCAGGGCGCTTTTTTTTAGCAGTCCAAGCATGATTAAAGATCAAAAGACGAAGCCGGCCATGCTGACCTCTGTCTCCAACCTCCAGCCTCTTTCAATAAGCTGTTTGACTCTCTCAGGCTCCTCAAAACCACCATAATTGGCAAGAGTGTGGACTTTTCTTTCAATTTCCTCCCTTTGAGAGAACGAGGGTAGAAAAGGGGGAGTAAGTTCAAAGGCCACTATTTGTCTGGGAGGGGGTTCTCATACCTGGTCAGAGGAAGTTCCGGATCTCCTTTGGCAAACTCCACCAATTCGGTAAAGGACCTTCCATCTTTCGTGATGACAATGACACTTCCCATCCACTTTTCAGGAAAGGCTTGATCAATCTCTGGGTCCAATTCCATCTTTACACGTTGTTGGAATTCTCTCAAGGAGCTGTCCTCAAGATCGTCTTCCGTAAAGTCGGTGATCATCGCTTGTCCCTTTTTGGCGACAACGGCAAGCACAAAGCCCATGGAGAACTTGCTTTGATGTACAGTTTCTCCCCGCCCAGTCATACCCAGTACATTGATAGCGGCTTGGTAGGTTCGAGTAACTACCGACTCGATGTCCTCAAAGACAACGCCGTGGTTGCTCATTAGCTTCAGCAATGCATCAGCACTGGGGTGGGTATGTCTGCACGATGCATGCCATTTGAAGCTGGACCGGAGGATCTCGTAGTCATTGCCGAGATCCCCATCAATAGCATCAGGGTTCGTAGTCCCCGGAACCAATGCAGCGCCCATTGCACGGGATCCCTCAAGAATATCCTTGGTCCCGAGAAGCCCGTCACGAGCAGTGTATGCGGCAAAAATCCCGTCAAAGCATGCTTTCCCAGTATGGACTTGCTTCGAATGAGTGGCATCCATCAGGAATTGCCATAGCCCTGCTGCCTGTGTGCCTGCCGTTCCAATTGCAGACAGCATCTGCGCGGTGTCTAACCTGAGTAGATGTGCTGTGGCGGCTGCCGCTCCGATGACTCCGCCTGTTGCTGTGGAATGAAAGCGCTGCGTCAAGGTCAGTTTGAATCAAAGTCCATCTAGAATTCAAGGCGCAATACCTCATAATGACTCTTGCCCAAATATTCACCCACCCGGCAGCCCACTTCATAGCCAACCACAGAAGCTGTGATAAAGTCCGCTCCAGTAGCACCTACATCCTGAGCTACGGCGAGGGCCGCAGGGAATACCACAGTCGCCTTGTCAGGGAAATACACGGGTTAGCCATCACGTCTCTcgcgaaaaaaaattgtCAAGAGCAATATTCACGTTCAAAAATCAAACGATGCATGAATCAAACTCACCGGATGCATAATACTTCGATTGTGAAGATCATCTTGCTCAACGACATGGGACGATGCACCATTCACCAAGCTGGCAAATGCAGCACTCGTCGTAAAGTCCAGAGACCCATCCACAAATTCACTTTTCCCAGTCGCGGGTCCCATATGCGATGCGAATTTGGAAATGGCTCGAACCGCAGGATGACAACGCCCTGCTATAGTACACCCAAGCCAATCCACAAAAAAGTCCTTTGTTTTCTGAACGACATCATCTGGAAGGTCGGTGAACTTGAGATTCGCAGCCCAGCTAGCCAATCGCTCTGTTCGGGAATTGATCACAGCTTCCTGCGGGATATTTTGGGAAGTCATTTTTAATGGACGGGGGTGGTGAGACTAGAAAGATGAGTAGCTTCAATCCGAGTTAGGTGACAGGGGAAGTTATCTTGTAAAATACGTTGCGGATGCCTGAGAAGCGAGATCGAGGTAGTTAGATATATAGATGGGTTTATTTAGAACTCTCCTGAGGGGTAAATGTAGGAACCAGGTGTCGGCTTCCGCCGCGCATACTTATCAACATCAGCCGGCCCGTGGGTACGCAAGTGTGGGGTAAACGTGTGGGGTATGCATTGGATGAACCGAGAGGATCTCATGTTCTTCCCAAGGAAAGATGAGACACCGAACTGTGACATTGAAGTTCACAATCGACAACAGAGGTTGTTTTCTTGAGACCGTCTTATCTTTCTATACTACTGAAGTTTCGGCTGTCATGCCAGGATCCAAGGTCGTGGTGAGGATTCTTTTCCAATCCGTTTGGCAGGGATGCGCAATATTGACACATAGTGAAACATTTGTCTCGATGGTACGACGAATGTGATCGGTCGGCCCTCCtcagattttttttctgatcttGGGTCCATTTTGAGTTCTTAACTCTGGAATTCAATAGACTACATACAATGGACGCATCGAGTACACTTCACGTATCCAAGAGAATAGTGTTGTTCGACTTCCGCATCATGCCGATCCAGTATCCTCTACGGCGTCTTTTCGGTCCCAGCTCGAGAGCTCGAGATTCCGCACCCGGTTCTCAAGGTCAGCAATTTTCTTTTGCCATTCCATCTTGGCCTGTTCTTGCAGTTGCCACATGGTCTTGAATTGTTCAAGGATGAATGGTGGTAGCTGTGCAGTTTTCCGTTGCTTCCTGTAATCATAAGTGACGATATCCTCGTGACACCGTGCTGCAGGGCGCTGACGAGCCTCTGATAAAATCATCACTTGAAGCTGAAAGGCCGATTGGGAGGACAAGGCGGAATCTGGATTGTGAACTAGCTTTTGATAGACGGTAATTTTATCGGGGAAAGTCATCGGCTATGGAAGGGGATAGTCAGCCGAGCCGTCTGGAAGAGAGCATGAATCGTAGATTGACTGACAAACTTATAGTCCACCTTGATGCTGCGAAGAATCAAACCAATGCCCCTTGAGTTCAGGAGATTGAACCATTTCTCCCGATTAGCCGCATCGATATGCATGCCAATATTGCGTGTCCAATTCACCCGGGCCGATTCGGCGTAGCGAACGTAAGTGACATTATTGACATGGCCCATGACATCCTAGCAGAGCGAGTGGTGAGTATCTCATCGTCTGGGTAGGGTCGAGTGGAAGTTGGAATCGTACCATTTCTCCCCACACAACGTTGTGCTTGTAGAGGCTCCGCCTCTTCGCGTCGGTCAAGAATCCCTCGCTCCCAGCGAGCAACTCGCGCCAATCGTGGGCCAATTGCTGTAAAATATCACCTGCGGGCTTGATCTGCGCTGGTTTGAGCCCAAAGCTTATGCATTTTCCCACTCGACGCTTCATCGTAGTGAGCCATCGTGGATCGATGCCATGGGGGCGAGCCGGCGGATTGTTTGCAACGGCCGAGGCACGTTCGTTGGGTACCGCAGTCGTTGAAAAGCAGTGAGTAACCGAGGGGGAGATGCGACCAATTGGGCTGATGAGCGACCTTCTCAAGGCGGATTGAGGTATCATGGCAGGTTGCTCGTAGATTGAAAAGCAGTATTGTCGTACAGGAGTGAATGTGGGATTGTCAGTCTGCATCGGCGCAAGACCGGAGTTTAGGCCAAATGGTCGGCCCCAAAGCCCAGAGCCCCGCACGATTACCGGGACATGCTCCGCACTCCCCCTTGGATGTTTTTTGGGGCATGTTTTTCAACCTGCTGGCTACTTTTCATATAGAAGTGCCGATTTCTATCGAGTTCAGCTTCAAGAACTTTTGAAGTTGCCAAGGATGATTGGACACTCTCGTATATAACATCGCCGAACCCTTCCCCTGCCTGGCGGGGCAAGGATTCTTTTCTAGCGCGACTACAGATGGTTAACAACGGGCCGACTTCTCCGCATTGCCCGACGTCACAACTCATCGCCGAGCATTCGTTCACATTCACTGTTCCCACTCTTGCCATATGGTGCACACCCCCACCCCCGCGATTGTCAAATACTTCATTCTGCAAGTCTTCCCACCACTCTCCTTTTCAAATCCAATGCGACGATCATGGTCAACAACGAACTACGTCGGCAGGTGATCAACATCTACAGAGGTACGCTGATGCAAAGGCTCATGACGCTGTGCGACAGAAGGTGTCTTTGGCGCTAATGCCGGCAAAACCAGCACAGAGCTCCTCTGGCTCGGACGAGAGTATCCCCTTGGATTCCAGTATTTCAGAGACCGGCTCCATCGTGCGTTTGCGAGTCAAGCCAACCTTACGGACGAGGATCAAATTCGGAAAGGGATAGCTCGAGCCGAGTTCGTGAAGAAAGGTGAGTGGTGCAAAATTTGTTTTGAGACAGGAGCATGATATCCACCGGAATTATGATGGCTAATGctatggttttttttggttgtaGAGGTCGAGGCTCTGTAAGTACGCCCTATTGTGGACCTCCGCGCGTGGAAATTCCTCCCCCGAAATTATCAGTTGTCATCTTCACACCTCGACTATGCTTTCCACGTTGTTCTTTGTGCAACAGGTCAGCAGTGGAATGGATACGCTTCTTCTGCTTGACATGCCCTGTCCCATCACCCGGATAGAATGCTTTTTTGTTCAATCTTTTGCTTTCGGAGAGCTGACCACTGGCATTGCGTTCATACTGCTTAGTTACTACTTGAAGCGATACCGAACCCTCAAACAGCGCTATGAGAGCTCGTAAAGCCCAGAGTCCCGTCGTTGAACATCCCGCACCCAAGTCTTTCCCGAGCCGGAGATAATTGCTGGACTGGATGCAGACGGGAGGCGACGCATGTGTCGCTCTCTCATGAGGTGTGGCAAGGGGAATAAACAAAAAGCGTATATTAATAATAGACaaaacatcaacatcaaatCGTGGGGGGGTATCACCAATACATATGAAGCGCATTCAATGATCTTCgttttccttctcttgcGCCCATCGAAACAGCAGATTAAACCTGTCTAGTTTGAAAACTCCAGACGGACATATTATTTCTTTTGTCCCCACCAGGCACTCACTTCCAGACACTCGCCGCTGGTCAAACCCCCTTTCTGGAAAAAGTCGCTCGTCATTGCGGCCCACCAGCGGTCCCATTCGTCGCGGCTTTTGCCACTGGCCTCCATGAGCATAGGCTCCATGCCTTCTATCATCTGTACCACTGTGAGAAGAGCGGTTCGCCGGATGGCTATCTGTTCGGGCGTCAATGCTTTTCGGACGCGGCCCTTGGAATCTTTGCCCTGGCCCTCGCGCTCCCAGCGCGACTCTCCCAGAGGAATGGCGATCCGACGACTGTCGACATTTTCCAGCAAGTCCACCTCGGAATTGAAGGACAGTCCAATCGTGGCGCATGGCAATGCGGTGAGCTTGCGCCGATCGAACGACTTCTCCACCCAGGAGTTATAGTCCACAAGAAACTTGTTCTGGGCCTGGGTGAACGGCGTTGCCGGCGAGAAAGTATATGTGCCGGTTGCGTCTGCGGTCTCCTGAGCATGGACGGGCGCCTTTCGCGCAGGGGCGGGATTCGGTAGTAAAGAACGGAAGACCCAGTCGGAATCCCACACCTCCAACACGCCGCCTGACTTGAGGACGCGGAGCGGCTCTTCCAGGCCCGAGGCTTGCTGTGCTGGACTGCAGGGGCACATGCCCgcgtctttgatgaagaCCAAGTCAAAGTAATTATCCGGGAAAGGCAGACGAGACCTCCGCAGATCGTGTCGCTTGAACTGCCAGTTCACGCCCTGCTTGCGCAAATCAGGCGCCATGGAGACCACGTCGATGCCCACGAAGGATACATTCGGTTGGCCATGACTGGCAAGGTACTCGTGACACAAGCCAGACCACAGTCCCGACCCACAGGCGATCTCGAGTATGCGCTTCGGCGGGCGGTCGGCCAGGTGAGGATTGCAAAATGGGCCGCCAAACACGCGCAGCAGCATTGTCGTGCGCAAGCTTTGACGGTGGATCTCGGGCAGATCGCATGGCAGCGGGTAGAAATTTTCAGGATCGCGAAGGTAGGTGCGATCGCCGTATCGCGCCAGCGGGTAGTTGCCGTAATCTGTGAGAGATCCaagagacgaagaggagTTGGCGGCAAAATTGGAGCTGAGATTGGAGTGAATATCCGAGCCGGACGCCGCGGCGGCCGCAAGTGAAGAGGTCCCTGCCGACATCATGTGTGGGTATCTAGACGCATTGATTCTGGGTCGGAAGCGTTCAACGGAGTTCGCAGAACGGTCGCATTATTGAAGCGCAGCTGGTCATTCATGGGCCGGAGACCATGCTTGTTTTCCGGTCGAGTCAGAAGAGGCTGAAGGGTTGGCAGGGTAGTGAAATCCAGGCGTATCCGAGGCCAGTCGATGGCTGccagaacaaaaaaaaatggttgtcaggggagagggggagacgACATGAATGAAGACAGcagggaagggaaaaaaaaaaagacaattgaCCCAAAAATGGAGAATGTCAGGTAGAGAGCAGGAAACTCGAAAAAGCCAGACCagacctcctcccccccccccccctaccCCTCCGAAAACGGTAGTGGCCCGGAGAAAATTCGATTTTAGTGTAGATCGGGCGTCGCGCTTTACCCAAAACACGGGCGACCAACTATGTTCCATGTCTTGACTCTACCGAGTACAGAGTCTAGTTAAACGATCATTGAAATGCAACCTGAGACATCACCTGATCGAGTTTTTGCCTTCGATTTCAAAGGCGACAGGATTGCGCGGAAGTCCAATTACTGAGATCGATCACGCTGAACGACCGGATCGCCGGCCAGTCCCATGGAACTCCGTAATTCATTAGACATCACTCTGCACTGGATACATGAAGACAGCTGCAAGACACACCGAGTCATGGCAGGAAAATCTTTTCAGGGCCTATCACAGGAATGCTGGCAAGACCAACGGATTGACGTGTTCGATATTATACCTCCTCAGGTCCTCGGTGCAGCCAAGACAAAAGTACGGGTCATAGTACTTCAACGCCACGGAGAAAGCACAACTCCTGAGGCAGAGGGGCGGACAACAGTAGCGCGTCGCTCCAGGAGGTCAGGAGTAGCATTCGCAGAATGATCTTCCAACGAGGATCATGCAATCCCAACCGAGCTGCACTCACACGGAGTCCAATCGCAGAATGGGACTTCATAAAAGACTTGACAGGATGCGAGGTTTATGATGGACAAACATCACCTTCTCAGAGCGATTTAAGGGAGAAAGGGTACGACGTCGTCCGTCGGCTGGCAATGGCGGAGCTATCCTAACCGCTGGGATTCCACAGTACAACCTAATGTATTCGAGTACAATATACCAGATACCTGGCCGTCTGGTGTGGACAAGGGCCATACTGTGCCTAGCCAGTTATTTTCCTGGGTTCATGAAGAATGCTCTGCACTTCTGCAGTTCATTCCCAAATGACTCTAGATCCGAGGGCGCTTGCAGTTCCGGCAGGAACGGCGGACTAACGTCGCGGACACGGAAGAACGGAGACGATTGTATGCAAGCTAACCGGCTGGGGCAGGTGGTTGGAACCACCGCCAGACAACCGAGAGACTAAGGCGGGTCCCGACAAGACACTAGAAATTGCTGCAGATCATTGATTAAGGAGAATGCATTCGTTGCGACCATGCAGTCCTACATACATGCCTGTCCAATGACCTTTGTATGGCATGAAATAAACCCTCGTAATGTCGCTCATTACAACAGAGTGTTAAACCAACATCAGGGCACGGCTGCTGGCGCCGTCAATTTTGTTGTTCAGCTGCTATAGTTTGTACTCATATTGTAGTACGGTATCCGTCGGGAGTGTTGACATCATACGTTCCACGAACTCGGCACCACGGCCCGTTGGGCTCTTCATCCAGTCTTCATACCAGCCCGAAAACACGGACACGCTTGTAGTGTCCGATCACGCAGTGTCTCCGATTTCGAGCGGCGGTGGTCTGTCGAGTACAGAAAAACTTATAAAAGAACAAGCTATCTTCATTGTCTCTCTGCATAAAATCcttgtttgttttcttttccatttttaTTTGGCTTTGGCAGTTGCGTTGGGACCTCTGCGCTTATACCCTAGAGGCTTAAAAGTCACCACGGGcctccttttcttgcaaGCCAAGTGACTTGCCCCAATTCTTGGACCAAGTCATCTCCGTCCCGCGGCCCAGTTTTACCGTCTACAGACTACTCCACCGAATCACCGAATCTCAAGCCGCTAGTTGTTGTACATCTACGCACGAAGTTAATTGCACTTTCTATCTGCTATCTTGAGGGACTTCATTCGTCTCCACAGTTAATCTAGTGTCCGCTGCGGCCCAGGCTGGAAGGTAGAATATGTAGTAGTCAACCCTTTACAGCGAATATGTTTGCAGTTTCAAGAATTGACCTCGTGGGCAGTACCCAGAATTTATGCTTTGCCTATGGTCTTGCCGCGCCACATTTGATTATTGGGCACCTCGGCACGGGCAAACGAATCGCAATTCCAAGCTTGTAGCCACCTGGTTTAGGAACCCCTCGTTAGCGAATCCTACAA comes from Penicillium oxalicum strain HP7-1 chromosome I, whole genome shotgun sequence and encodes:
- a CDS encoding LYR motif-containing protein 5B; the protein is MVNNELRRQVINIYREGVFGANAGKTSTELLWLGREYPLGFQYFRDRLHRAFASQANLTDEDQIRKGIARAEFVKKEVEAL